The following proteins are encoded in a genomic region of Micromonospora olivasterospora:
- a CDS encoding NAD(P)-dependent oxidoreductase, which produces MGIEHIGFIGLGKMGRPMASRLYDAGYRLTVADAAPDVAEGFVTDHPKAVTAHTVDAYRAVDALVLMLPNSAIVESVLEGDAVAGALRPGTLVVDMSSSEPLRTRALAERLAARGLRMLDAPVSGGVRGAVAGTLAVLVGGEEADLAEVRPALQRLARTVIPVGPIGSGHAAKALNNLVSATTISVTVEALRLGERFGIPPETMTEVLNSSSGRSNTSENKVAQFMISGSHDSGFALQLMAKDVGIAVDLARELGQATEIADGVARQWRRIAGEVTPQTDHTAMYELIGGDR; this is translated from the coding sequence ATGGGGATCGAGCACATCGGGTTCATCGGCCTCGGCAAGATGGGCCGACCGATGGCCTCGCGACTGTACGACGCGGGCTACCGGCTCACCGTGGCCGACGCCGCACCGGACGTCGCCGAGGGATTCGTGACCGACCACCCGAAGGCGGTCACCGCCCACACCGTCGACGCGTACCGCGCTGTGGACGCCCTGGTCCTGATGCTGCCGAACTCGGCGATTGTCGAATCGGTGCTCGAGGGCGACGCGGTCGCGGGCGCCCTGCGACCCGGCACCCTGGTCGTCGACATGAGCTCCTCCGAGCCGCTGCGCACCCGTGCGCTGGCCGAGCGGCTGGCCGCCCGGGGTTTGCGGATGCTCGACGCTCCCGTCTCCGGCGGGGTACGCGGCGCGGTCGCCGGAACGCTGGCGGTACTGGTCGGCGGGGAGGAGGCCGATCTGGCCGAGGTGCGCCCGGCCCTGCAACGACTGGCCCGTACCGTCATCCCGGTCGGCCCCATCGGGTCCGGGCACGCGGCGAAGGCCCTGAACAACCTCGTCTCGGCCACCACCATCTCGGTGACCGTGGAGGCGCTGCGGCTGGGGGAGCGGTTCGGCATCCCGCCGGAGACGATGACCGAGGTGCTCAACAGCTCCTCCGGGCGCTCGAACACCAGCGAGAACAAGGTCGCCCAGTTCATGATCAGCGGCAGCCACGACTCGGGGTTCGCGCTGCAGCTGATGGCCAAGGACGTCGGGATCGCCGTCGACCTGGCACGCGAACTCGGCCAGGCCACCGAGATTGCCGACGGCGTGGCCCGACAGTGGCGGCGCATCGCCGGGGAAGTCACGCCGCAGACCGACCACACCGCCATGTACGAGCTGATCGGCGGTGACCGGTGA